The following coding sequences lie in one Peribacillus frigoritolerans genomic window:
- the thpR gene encoding RNA 2',3'-cyclic phosphodiesterase produces MNTHFFFALVLPDDIKAYLNAVTEQLKPEFPFKKWLHPADYHITMAFLGNAPDTLKEGAMGRVESELSNEASFGLELGDIGGFGKSDSPRILWAGVKQQDRLFAIQRKVYNSCIEAGFELDKKPFKPHITLARKFEGNSPFSLESVRQLANLQDKHFEADQVALYQTHLGASPSYEKIFTINL; encoded by the coding sequence ATGAATACTCATTTTTTCTTTGCTTTAGTATTGCCTGATGATATTAAGGCTTATTTAAATGCTGTTACGGAACAGCTTAAGCCAGAATTTCCATTTAAGAAATGGCTGCATCCAGCCGATTATCATATTACGATGGCATTTTTGGGCAATGCTCCCGATACATTGAAAGAGGGAGCCATGGGGCGTGTGGAAAGCGAGCTTTCCAATGAGGCTTCATTCGGCTTGGAACTCGGCGATATCGGCGGTTTTGGCAAGAGTGACAGTCCAAGGATTCTTTGGGCAGGCGTCAAACAGCAAGATAGGCTTTTTGCCATCCAAAGGAAAGTCTATAATTCTTGTATCGAAGCGGGTTTTGAACTTGATAAAAAGCCGTTTAAGCCTCATATAACGCTGGCAAGAAAATTCGAGGGGAATAGTCCCTTTTCGTTGGAGAGCGTCCGCCAGCTAGCGAATTTGCAGGATAAGCATTTTGAAGCAGATCAGGTTGCGTTATATCAAACACATCTTGGAGCTTCCCCTTCTTACGAGAAGATTTTTACGATAAACCTTTAA
- a CDS encoding NERD domain-containing protein, translated as MAQLIKMQDYISRYEQDIYRYPTQFARLKKQQWDKLKAAYNAGELDRLYSEHTETQVKFDPPQEESKGLLKKVKGIFHRTGKQEAEAEELPMPSQIEDTNVFSLRFPFRPASLDELKQNYLNQLLRFQMKWGSSTLREKSFVDQSFFLDERLRFFLQRFPDTFLVLYKPIFLLKNAPVEVEVILLTPVEAWCITFLEAEEDAAFIGSSDRFWVRRHHKHPDKKVLNPLLGANRMTNIVTQLFELYEVNMPIKKVILSRNGYVDYPEAPYDITILDKRTFPEWFERMRAISSPLKAQQLKGAQALLEYCQTTSSLRPEWEAEYNQTEGNEHAAP; from the coding sequence ATGGCACAGCTCATAAAGATGCAGGATTATATTTCCCGGTATGAGCAGGATATTTATCGTTATCCAACACAATTTGCACGGTTGAAAAAACAGCAATGGGATAAATTGAAGGCTGCTTATAATGCGGGCGAGCTAGATCGGTTGTATAGCGAACATACTGAAACACAAGTCAAATTCGATCCGCCTCAGGAAGAGTCAAAGGGCCTTTTAAAAAAGGTTAAAGGCATCTTCCACCGGACAGGTAAACAGGAGGCAGAAGCAGAAGAACTGCCAATGCCGAGCCAGATTGAAGACACTAATGTTTTTTCATTAAGATTTCCGTTCCGTCCGGCCAGTCTGGATGAATTAAAGCAAAATTATTTAAATCAATTGCTCCGCTTTCAAATGAAATGGGGCAGTTCGACGCTTCGTGAAAAGTCATTTGTGGACCAATCATTCTTTTTGGATGAGAGGCTCCGCTTTTTTCTGCAGCGTTTTCCGGATACGTTTCTCGTATTATATAAACCTATCTTTCTATTAAAAAATGCGCCTGTTGAAGTCGAAGTCATTTTATTGACCCCTGTTGAGGCTTGGTGCATCACTTTTCTGGAAGCGGAAGAAGACGCTGCATTCATCGGTTCGAGTGATCGGTTCTGGGTCCGCAGGCATCATAAGCATCCTGATAAAAAAGTGCTCAATCCTTTGTTGGGCGCAAATCGGATGACGAACATCGTCACCCAGTTATTTGAGCTATATGAAGTGAACATGCCGATTAAAAAGGTGATTTTATCCCGGAATGGATATGTCGATTATCCCGAAGCCCCTTATGATATTACGATATTGGATAAACGGACCTTCCCGGAATGGTTTGAAAGGATGCGGGCAATATCGTCTCCTCTTAAGGCACAGCAGTTAAAAGGGGCGCAGGCATTGCTTGAATATTGCCAAACTACATCCAGCCTGCGACCTGAATGGGAAGCCGAATATAACCAAACAGAAGGAAATGAGCATGCCGCCCCTTAA